GTCGATGTGACGATGCGGGACGTGGAGGATCGCTTCGTCGAGAAGGGGCTGTCGACCATCCGGAATTTCCTCGGGAAGAAGCTGGAGAAGGGGAAGCTCTCGGCGGAGGATCACGACGCGATCCTGGGACGCC
This genomic window from Syntrophaceae bacterium contains:
- a CDS encoding 3-hydroxybutyryl-CoA dehydrogenase (converts (S)-3-hydroxybutanoyl-CoA to 3-acetoacetyl-CoA) yields the protein MMIRKLCVIGAGTMGAGIAQVAVEKGVDVTMRDVEDRFVEKGLSTIRNFLGKKLEKGKLSAEDHDAILGR